In Stutzerimonas stutzeri, a genomic segment contains:
- a CDS encoding aldo/keto reductase, with protein sequence MRTLKLADGGVVPVIGQGTWHMGENRAERSNEVAALRLGIELGMTLIDTAEMYGEGGAEEVVGEAIRNRRERVFLVSKVYPHNASRKGVPEACERSLRRLGTECIDLYLLHWRGQYPLAETVEAFERLKDQGKIRRWGVSNFDLDDMHELDAPACATNQVLYNPDERGIEFDLLPWCQTQGMPVMAYCPLGQGGALLRHSAVIDVARRHGAQPAQVALAWALRQPGVLVIPKSANPNHLRTNASAAELKLTAEDLATLDGAFPPPARRQPLQMV encoded by the coding sequence ATGCGGACCCTGAAACTGGCAGACGGCGGAGTGGTCCCGGTGATCGGCCAGGGCACCTGGCACATGGGCGAGAACCGGGCCGAACGCAGCAACGAGGTGGCCGCGTTGCGCCTCGGCATCGAACTGGGTATGACGCTCATCGATACCGCGGAAATGTACGGCGAGGGCGGCGCGGAAGAGGTGGTCGGCGAGGCGATCCGCAACCGTCGCGAACGGGTTTTTCTGGTCAGCAAGGTCTACCCGCACAACGCCAGTCGCAAAGGTGTGCCGGAGGCTTGCGAACGCAGCCTGCGTCGCCTGGGCACTGAGTGCATCGACCTGTATCTGTTGCATTGGCGTGGCCAGTATCCACTGGCGGAAACCGTCGAGGCGTTCGAGCGGCTCAAGGATCAGGGCAAGATTCGCCGCTGGGGCGTGTCGAACTTCGATCTGGACGACATGCACGAATTGGACGCCCCCGCATGCGCCACCAATCAGGTGCTTTACAACCCGGACGAACGAGGGATCGAGTTCGATCTGCTGCCTTGGTGTCAGACACAGGGCATGCCGGTCATGGCCTACTGTCCGTTGGGGCAGGGTGGTGCCCTGCTGCGCCATTCGGCTGTCATTGATGTTGCGCGTCGACACGGTGCGCAGCCCGCTCAGGTTGCGCTGGCCTGGGCTTTGCGCCAGCCCGGTGTGCTGGTAATACCCAAATCGGCCAACCCAAATCACCTGCGCACCAACGCTTCCGCCGCCGAGCTGAAGCTGACGGCCGAGGACCTGGCGACCCTCGATGGCGCCTTTCCACCTCCGGCTCGCCGACAGCCGCTGCAGATGGTTTGA
- a CDS encoding SDR family oxidoreductase produces MSGSRLEGALVVITGASSGIGRATAQAFARQRARVVLAARDDEALQEAADECRALGSEALVVPTDMTLSDSVEQLANAAAEFGQGRIDVWINNAGVGAVGAFDETPLDAHEQVVQTDLIGYLRGAHVVLPYFKQQNGGVLINTLSVGSWVPQPFAVAYSASKFGLRGFSHALRGELVQWPGIHVCDVYPSVVDTPGFRDGGNYAGRSLQPPPPLCDPRQVAEAMVSLALHPRHTTSVGAMAAVLRFAHFIVPGFDRLSGLLTGGALRRADRVAPSSGNLFHPALGQRRIDGGWRSDHSRQRNLLMAGGIAAGVVGLLLCCRKR; encoded by the coding sequence ATGAGTGGGTCCAGACTAGAAGGTGCGCTGGTGGTCATAACCGGTGCCTCCAGCGGTATCGGCCGCGCCACTGCGCAGGCTTTCGCTCGCCAGCGAGCCCGCGTTGTGTTGGCCGCACGTGACGACGAAGCATTGCAGGAGGCGGCCGATGAATGCCGGGCGCTTGGCAGTGAAGCGCTCGTAGTGCCCACCGACATGACGCTCAGCGACTCCGTGGAGCAATTGGCCAACGCTGCCGCCGAGTTTGGTCAGGGGCGCATCGATGTCTGGATCAACAACGCCGGGGTCGGTGCGGTCGGCGCGTTTGACGAGACGCCGTTGGATGCTCACGAACAGGTGGTACAGACCGATCTGATCGGTTATCTGCGGGGCGCGCATGTGGTATTGCCCTATTTCAAACAGCAGAACGGCGGAGTTCTGATCAATACGCTATCGGTCGGCAGCTGGGTGCCGCAGCCGTTTGCCGTGGCTTATTCGGCCAGCAAGTTCGGCCTGCGCGGATTTTCCCATGCGCTGCGCGGCGAACTCGTGCAGTGGCCCGGCATTCATGTCTGCGATGTGTATCCTTCGGTGGTCGATACGCCCGGTTTTCGCGACGGTGGCAACTATGCGGGGCGTTCGCTGCAGCCGCCACCACCGCTCTGCGACCCCCGTCAGGTGGCCGAAGCAATGGTCAGTCTGGCGTTGCATCCGCGCCATACCACCTCGGTCGGCGCGATGGCGGCGGTGCTGCGCTTCGCCCACTTCATTGTCCCAGGCTTCGATCGATTGTCGGGCCTGTTGACCGGCGGTGCACTGCGTCGCGCGGATCGGGTCGCGCCGTCGTCAGGCAACCTGTTCCATCCTGCCTTGGGCCAACGGCGAATCGATGGTGGTTGGCGGAGCGACCATTCCCGTCAGCGCAACCTGCTGATGGCGGGTGGGATTGCGGCGGGTGTGGTCGGGCTGTTGCTGTGCTGTCGTAAGCGCTGA